In Chitinivibrionales bacterium, the DNA window TGCATCGACACCACAGTTTTCAATGATTTTGATCCGGGCAAAAAACTCCTTTTCCCACTGGGGGGAATTACCGCCGAGCCGGCATTTGACACTTAAGGGGCCTTTCCACAGAGTCCGGAGTTTTCGCAGTGTTTTCTCCAACCGCTTCCGGTCGGCGAAAAGAGCGGCCCCGCCACCCCACCGGGTGATTTCCGGTGCGCTGCAGCCGCAATTCAGATCGACAGCATCAGGAGAACCTGCAGCCAGATTACCCAAAGCAGCATCAAAATCTTCTTCACCATTACAGACCAGTTGATAAAAAACCGTGCCTTCATTCTCCCGCCGGCGGGTAAAGGGAGAAACTGATATCTTTTCATGAACAAGCGACCTGACCGAAAGCATTTCGGTGAAAAGGGCGCCGTATCCCTTGAAATCGGCCATCAGCCGCCTGAATGCAGAGTGCGTAATTCCCGCCATGGGCGCACAGAAAAGAGGCGGGTCGATAGTCAGATTTCCAATATTCAAAGGCGTCTGCATTATGTATTTGCATCGATCCGGATGTTGTCGATAAAAAAGGAAAATTCACTGCCTTTGCCTGCCCGAAGCTCGATTTCTATCGATGATACTTTTTGCGCTGTTTCGGGAAGGGCGCAGGCGATTGTTGTCCAGATATCGAATGTATAAAATGTATACCGCCCCGATCCGGAGGGAGAAAAGTTTTCATAATTATAATATCGCCATTTTGAATCCCGACTGCGGGTCCTGATATTCAGTTTCCCCTTTCCCCTGATATCGATCAGCAGGGTGGCGGCTTTAGCTTTTTGACCGGGAAGCGGAAAGGTACATCGTGCTGCGCAGACATTTTTTCTGGTCGGGAAACCATCGAGCGCCAGACAGCTTTTTCCCGATGATGCATTTTCAAAGATACGTTTCAGCGTGATATCACGATCACACCGAACCCATCCTTCATAACCGGTTTCAAATCCACAGATACCCCGCGACAAAGTAGTCTCCCTCTGTTCGGACATTTTTGGGCTGGCGTCTTTTTTAAATCGAAAAGGCCCGCAGTAAAATTGTGCCGATATGGGCAGATGATCGGAAAAACCCACGCCGAGATGGTAGGCATTGCGGTCGCGATACTGCTTTTGCCACCGCCAGGGGACACCGTCTCTGAGAAGCCTTCCATTCCAGGTAAAAGGGGAAAATGAATTATCACAGTAGGAGATCCCATACGAGTCGTAGAGTGCGCGGGGGAGAAGAAAATGATCGGGCGTCTGGGGTATTCCCCGATAGGTGTTACTCATCCGACGGTGTGCCGGGATTTCAAACCAGAGGTCGTAATGAAATGCGTGGCTCGTTTTTTCGCGTAATTCCTGTTCGGTTAGATAATCGGGAAACCGGTCGGGTGTTGATTCTGCGGTAGCAAGGATATGCTGTAGTGCGGTTTTTCCCCGGGTGTCATCGTGCCGGGTATTGCGGAATGATTCGTATTCGTTATAATTCTCATTGAGGTCGCCCGCGATGATATAGTCGCAGGATGAAGGGAGTTCTTGGATTCGTTGTGCAATGATTTTTGCGGCTGCGATTCTCCGTGATTCGGGATGGCGCTTTGAAGGCCAGTGATTGGCAAATATTTTGAGCGTGTCGGTGCCGCACAAAATATCGGCCTCCAGAATATTCCGGGAGAAATACCCTTCTGTTTTGGCTGTGCCGAACATGCGGTTGGATACAATCGGATAGCGGGAAAGAATCGCAGGACAGGTGGTAGTTGGATTCGGCTTGTCTCCAATGATACTGTGGCGGTAATGACAATCTTTTGCCTTCAGTTTGTCGATAAGATGGTCTAATGCACTGCGGTTTTCGATTTCGGTCAGGATCAGTATATGGGGCGAGATTTCGGCAATTACCGAGGCGATGTTATTCAGTTTGGTGGCGAACGTGGTATGGGTCCAGTTATTGTTGCCCGGCACGTACTCGTCGTATTCGGAACCGTTTAAGGTGATATCAAACAGATTTTCAACATTGTAGGCGGTGACTGTTATCGTATCATGCAGCTTTGATACACTGGCGGTTGTTCCGGTTTTCGAATCATTCTCGAAGCAGCCGGTGGTGAGCAGAAAAATCAGGCTGAAAAGTATATTGTGTGTTCTGGAACTCATTTGTAAATTTACACAACAAATCTTGAAATTGTCTGCGATGGTTGTATAATTTGTGCAGAATCAAAATATATTATTCTGGTAGAGAAATATGAATTATTTCTTTATATATATACAAATTTGTATATAGTTCTGCAATGGTATAATTTTATAACTGAGGCGGTTATCGATTGGAAGAGGCACCTGCCGGTTTAAGAGCTTAAATTGTCGATCCAGAGTGACTGCGACCATAGGGGGTTTTGCCGGGGATGAATCATATTATGAATAAATGGATGTTCATGGTGCGCAAATGTGAGCTCCTTATACTTTTTATCGCCCTCCTGACCGGTTATTCGGGCGCGGATGAAGGCAGTTATACTCTTGAATGGTCCGGCACCAAAGCCCTTCGGGAAGGTAATTATGAAAAGGCTTTAGAAGAAATCCTGTCCGATACGCTGGCAAAAGACCAGGGTTTCCGGTTTTTCAAATTGGGATTAGTCCGGTATCACATGAAAGATTACCGGGAAGCGCTCTTTTATTTTCGATTCTGTGCCGAAAAGAGCACGAAACTGGCTCCCTTTGCCTACGAATTTATCGGTGATATCGAGCATACAATGCACCGTACCGAAAATGCTCTTCATGCCTACCGGGTAGCCCTCGAAACCGGCCTTCCCTCGCCCTATGTCCGTCACCTGCGCAAAAAAGTCTATTCGGTCCTCAAACAGGATTCCACCCTTGCCGCACAGATTTCCTGGTTTGGTGAAATGCGGGAATCCAAAGCAGAAATAACCGAAGAAATCTGGATGCCCGATTTTTTCGATACCCTTCTCTCGAATAAAGAGTGGAAGCTGGTCGACAGTGTGATCGCCGAATATGCAAAAAAACCCAAATCATCGGAGGCCTGCAAGATATTCAAGGTTCTTGAAAAATACGAAGTTCCCAATACGATTTTCCCGACGATCCGTCTGTTCAAAATCTCCCGGATAGCTTATTATTGCAGGAAATATAAAAAGTCAAGTAACTGGCTTCATAAAGGACTTATCAGAGATGATTTTTCTTCATCGGTGCCCACAGGTGAATATCTTTACCACCGGGCTATTCTGAATTACCGGCTGAAAAATTACAACAAAGCAATACGATTTTTCGATAAGTATGAAAAAAAGTACGGACTCACGCCCGATATTGTATTGATGCTGGCCCGGTCGTACCGGAACCTTAACAAAGGAGTGAAAGCGGCGCTCTGGTACGACAAGCATATCAAACTCTATCCTCATCACCCCATGAGTCATGACATACTCTGGTATCGTGCCTGGCAGCATGAAGAAAACCATCAGTATGAGGATGCTATCCGGTCATTCCGCAAGCTTTATCAATCGTACTCGAGAGGCTCCCGGGCCGATGATTCCTATTTCCGGTGCGGGCTTAATTTTTACAAAGCGGAGATGTACGATTCGGCACTGGCTACTTTCAGAGGCTTTAATGAAAAATATTCGCGGTCTTCGCTCAGTACGGCTTCACGGTACTGGGAAGGCAAGAGTTGCATGGCCCTGAAAAAGTTTTCCGGAGCCAGAAAGCTCTTTCACGAACTTGCCGCCGAAGATCCAACCGATTATTATGCCTACCGTTCAAGGGAAATGCTGACGATTCTCGGTGACACGCTCTCTTTTTCTTTTGTTGATACCACAAAGGGTATTGCCGAGACCAGAGCCTGGCTCGATTCGATATGTGTCGATAGAAGAGAACCGCTTTCCAGTGAAGACAGTCTTGCCTACGAATACGGATCGATTCTCGCTGCGGTGGGGCTGACCGACCGGGCCGAATATTTCCTGAAACATCTTGAGGAGGATTTCCCCCGCAATCTTGTACTTCAGTTTGACTTGTCGGAATTGTATCGGATTTGCAACGAACCGGCCCTGTCATACCGGGTCGGCATGCGGCTTGCCTGGCGTATCGCTTCACAGTACCGGCGAGACCGTCCGTTGCCGGTCTATTCGCTTCTGTACCCTCTGCCATACAGAAACGCCGTCATGAAATACGCACACGAGCATGATATCGATCCCTATCTGGTTGTTTCGGTCATGCGTCAGGAGAGCATTTTCAATCCCGTCATAGAATCCCCGGTAGGGGCAATCGGACTCATGCAGATAATGCCCTACACCGGAGAAGAGATCGGAAAAGATCTTAAGGAGAATTTTGTTCTTGACAGTTTATATGTACCGGCGAAAAATATTCAGTACGGTGCCTATTATCTAAAGAAAGTAATGAACCAGTTTGACGGTAATATCGTTCTGGCCCTTGCAAGTTACAACGGGGGACCTCATAATGCAAAAAAATGGCTTAACCGGAATAAACATCAGACCTTTGATATGTTCATAGAAAATATCGGATTTTCCGAAACCAGGAAGTATGTCAAAAGAGTACTTGCCAATTACTGGACCTATAAAAATCTGGCTCAGGCTCTGGGGTATCCGTCCGGATGATTTTTAGAGTTATTATCCGGTTTATATATATTTTTATTAACGTATATAAGCATTAAAACGTTATTTTTTTCAAAGGAGGAAGGATGTTTATCCGTTCGTTTGTGCTGCTTGCTCTGCTTTCTTCACTGGCGCTTGCCCAGAAAGACGTCAAGGTGGATTCAATTACCTATGAAAACGACATGCAGTGGAGCGTATACCCCAGTGAGGGCCCCATCGTTGCCTTTGCTTTTAAAGGAAACAAGCTCTGGTACTCGACTGGGCAGGAAGTGAATCTTTTGTATATGCAGAACATGAAAATGCAGGTTGTCAACAAACTGGGCGACATCACTGCGTCATCGGTAACTTCCATGGCCACCGATTGTACCGGTGTGATATGGATCGGGACGAGTGATGGCGTTGCGAAGGGTGATCTTAACGGATTCGAAAGCTTTACTGCTGACAATGGTCTTTCCGATAATGCAATTACTGCGATTTGCCCTGCCCGAGGCGGAAAAGTTTGGGTGGGAACACCAAAGGGTATTAACCTGTACCAGGGAAATACATGGAAAACGTATACTTCCAAGGATGGCCTTCCCGGGGATGTAATCAATTGTATTGCCGTTGACGGCAAAAACCGGGCATGGGTGGGGACCGATAAAGGAATCGGTGTTTTTGACGGTTCATCGTGGGATATCCATGATATGAAAAGAGGTATGAGCTGGAACAATGTGAAAGCGATCGCGATCGACCGCCGTACCGACGAAGTCTGGGCCGCTGTGGGTGAAAGTGATGTCAATTCTTACAACGGCAAGGAATGGAAAGTGTATATGTCCATTAAGGATGATATTGTTTGTATGATGGTCGATACCCAGGGAAGGGTCTGGTTCGGATCGCCGACCGGACTTCTGAAATTCAACGGGGACAAATGGATTTCCGATCCGAAGAAACTGGGTATAACGGCATCATCGGCATCGGAGATGGTATGTGACCGGAAAGGCAATATGTGGTTCGGCACCGCACGGGGAGTCATTCGCCTGAAGAATCCTTATCCTTTTTAGTAAAGTGATTATGCTTACCTTACATTGTGTAATTATATAGGGTAATAGAGAGAAAACCGGTTCCTCTGCTGCGCACCGCCATGTGGGTGGAGGAAATTGTGGGAGCTGTGTAAGAGACAGCTCCTTTTTTGTTTAGTTGCGCCTTTTATACCTTTTATATATATTAAAAAAGTTCCTTTCTCATTATTTCTTGCTCAAATACAACTAATTTATGTATTTTTGAGCCCTTTAGTTCCATTCTAATAATTTTGGTGGTAATGCAAAAATGTACTTTTTATAGTAGGGGGTGCGTGCATGGCAGATATTAAAATTGCAATAGCCGGAATCGGCAATTGCGCAAGCTCACTTCTCCAGGGAATCGAGTATTACAAATCAAAGAATGGCGATGACGCCATCGGTCTTATGCACTGGGAAATCGGCGGGTATACTCCGCCCGATATTAACGTCGTTGCAGCATTTGATGTTGACAAGCGCAAGGTCGGGATGGATGTTAACGAAGCCATTTTCGCCCGGCCCAATTGCACGAAGGTTTTCTGTGATTCTATGCCGAAAGCCGGTGTTGCGGTGCGGATGGGTAAAATATGTGATGGTTGTTCCGATCATATGGATAACTATGACGACAATTATACCTTTATTCTCAGTAGTGAAGCTGAAGCGACAAAGGAGGATGTCGTACAAGCCCTCAAGGAATCGGGTGCCGAAATCCTGCTCAATTACCTCCCGGTGGGGTCCGAGGAAGGCGTACGGTTTTATGCGGAATGTGCTTTAGAGGCCGGCGTTGCTTTTATTAACAACATTCCGGTGTTCATCGCCAGCGATCCTGAGTGGGTACGACGGTTTGAGGAGAAAAATATTCCGATTATCGGTGATGATATCAAAGCACAGCTCGGTGCGACCATCACACACCGGACACTCACCGACTTGTTCAAAAAGCGGGGAGTGAAACTTACTTCCACCTATCAGCTCAACACCGCCGGTAATACCGATTTCCTCAATATGCTCAACCGGAGCCGTCTTGCATCAAAGAAAACCAGTAAAACCGAAGCCGTCCAGTCGGTGACCGCCAACCGGCTCTCCGACCGGGATATTCATATCGGTCCCAGCGATTATGTCCCGTGGCAGGATGACAACAAGGTCTGCTTTATCCGCATGGAGGGCAAGCTTTTCGGGGATATCCCCATGAACCTCGAACTCCGTCTTTCGGTTGAAGATTCTCCCAATTCCGCCGGTGTTGCCATCGATTCGATCCGGTGCTGCAAACTTGCTCTCGACAGAGGCAAGGGCGGGGTCCTCTACTCACCTTCAGCCTATTTCTCAAAACATCCACCCCGGCAGTTCTGCGACGATGAAGCCTGGAGGATGACCGAAGAGTTTATCAAGGGCGCCCGGGACAACTGAAGAACTAAAGAGAGTGGAGTGTTGGAGTAGTGGGTGATAAGACTGCAACATTCATTACTCCACCACTCCGGAGCGTAGCGGGGTTACTCCGCTATTCCAACACTCCATGTTCCGTTTTTCTTTTTTCTTTTTTTCCCCATAAATTATTTATCTAGCATATACCTCCCTGGTTCACTTTTGATGGATTGGAGGCTTCTATGCCTGTCCCCACTTTCAATCGAAGGGCTTTTCTTGATACAACAATCCAGAGTATTATCGGTCTGGGGCTTATCCCGTCCTATGCTGCCCCTTTCAGACGAAAGGGGGATATGCAAACATGCGGATATGTGTACGATCCCCTTTTTCTGGATCATTCACTGGGGGTATCACATCCCGAATCACCCGACCGCCTTCGATGGATCAATCGCCGCCTCGAACAATCGGGGATCCTGGCGGAGCTGACTCAATTAAGTGAAACAGTTGAGCCCGAATCATCCATTCTCGACATTCATACCCGGGAGCACCACGACTCGGTGAACGCCTGCGATCCGACCGGTGCGGTAGCGCAATATGCGGTGGCATCGATCCTGGGCGCCGTAAAAGCCGTGTCCGAGGGTACTGTTACAAATGCTTTCTGTGCAATTCGTCCTCCGGGCCATCATGCCTACAATAACGGTGCCGGCGCCGATGGCGGCTCCTGTTCGGGAGAAG includes these proteins:
- a CDS encoding transglycosylase SLT domain-containing protein; the protein is MNHIMNKWMFMVRKCELLILFIALLTGYSGADEGSYTLEWSGTKALREGNYEKALEEILSDTLAKDQGFRFFKLGLVRYHMKDYREALFYFRFCAEKSTKLAPFAYEFIGDIEHTMHRTENALHAYRVALETGLPSPYVRHLRKKVYSVLKQDSTLAAQISWFGEMRESKAEITEEIWMPDFFDTLLSNKEWKLVDSVIAEYAKKPKSSEACKIFKVLEKYEVPNTIFPTIRLFKISRIAYYCRKYKKSSNWLHKGLIRDDFSSSVPTGEYLYHRAILNYRLKNYNKAIRFFDKYEKKYGLTPDIVLMLARSYRNLNKGVKAALWYDKHIKLYPHHPMSHDILWYRAWQHEENHQYEDAIRSFRKLYQSYSRGSRADDSYFRCGLNFYKAEMYDSALATFRGFNEKYSRSSLSTASRYWEGKSCMALKKFSGARKLFHELAAEDPTDYYAYRSREMLTILGDTLSFSFVDTTKGIAETRAWLDSICVDRREPLSSEDSLAYEYGSILAAVGLTDRAEYFLKHLEEDFPRNLVLQFDLSELYRICNEPALSYRVGMRLAWRIASQYRRDRPLPVYSLLYPLPYRNAVMKYAHEHDIDPYLVVSVMRQESIFNPVIESPVGAIGLMQIMPYTGEEIGKDLKENFVLDSLYVPAKNIQYGAYYLKKVMNQFDGNIVLALASYNGGPHNAKKWLNRNKHQTFDMFIENIGFSETRKYVKRVLANYWTYKNLAQALGYPSG
- a CDS encoding inositol-3-phosphate synthase — translated: MADIKIAIAGIGNCASSLLQGIEYYKSKNGDDAIGLMHWEIGGYTPPDINVVAAFDVDKRKVGMDVNEAIFARPNCTKVFCDSMPKAGVAVRMGKICDGCSDHMDNYDDNYTFILSSEAEATKEDVVQALKESGAEILLNYLPVGSEEGVRFYAECALEAGVAFINNIPVFIASDPEWVRRFEEKNIPIIGDDIKAQLGATITHRTLTDLFKKRGVKLTSTYQLNTAGNTDFLNMLNRSRLASKKTSKTEAVQSVTANRLSDRDIHIGPSDYVPWQDDNKVCFIRMEGKLFGDIPMNLELRLSVEDSPNSAGVAIDSIRCCKLALDRGKGGVLYSPSAYFSKHPPRQFCDDEAWRMTEEFIKGARDN